From Aegilops tauschii subsp. strangulata cultivar AL8/78 chromosome 5, Aet v6.0, whole genome shotgun sequence:
TCTCCCCTCTCCGAGTCCGGCGTCCGGCGAGATTTCGCGGGTTTCCCCCGGTGGGCAGATCTTGCGTCGAAGCAGGTAAAACCTTCCCCCCTTCATTTTGCTCTTGTTTTGCGATGCTTAGCACTTGCTGTTGCTTGGTTCGGTATTTTCGATTCATGAAATGGGGATTGGGTGGCGCCGTGGCGGTGTAGTTACTCTgttctcccctctattctggctaCTGTTAATGTCTTTTTTAGATGAGGTAATAACGGAGTACTACTGATGTGGGATGTACTATGAGTCAATTGCAAGAAACCACCACATTTGCGGCTAGGTTTGCAGGAAACCACCAACTCGTTAATCCGTCGCAAAAAACACCGAAAAATTTGTTAAGTCGTTGCAAAAAGCACTGATCGGGTGATTTAGCCCATTTGATCACTTTCTGACAAGTAGGACAGGATAGTAAGAAGCTGACTTGGCAAACAGTTGACACAAACACCCCTGGAATCCAAAACAAAAAGCAATCAACACCCCCCTATGGACAACTACCAGGGAGCTCCTCCATGCCGCGCACCCTCTCTTCATCCCCTTCTTGTTGCTGCTCGCCGCAGTTCGTCGCCTCCCGCCCGACCTGCAGCGCCTCCGCCCCTGCCTCCCTTGCAGCCCCATCGGACGACCACCTCCGCCACTTGCCTCAAGACGGCCGCCGTCCTACACGACCACAACCCGGTTTGCCAACCACCATGGTCGCCTGCGCCGGTGACCCGGCCTGCAGCCTCCCATGGCGCCCCTCGCTGCAGGTCAACAACAAGCTCACGGGGCGTGCTGCTTCTCGTCCTTGCCCAGGAGCGACGACGTCCGCGCCATGGACTGGCCGCAGAGGTCGGGGCAGTCGAGGCCACTCGGATCCTGGCGGCGCACGCAATCGTAGGGTAGGAGAAGGGCACGGCGGCTCAGGGCGTCCGGTTCATCGCGCATGAGGAGGAACTGCTGCGGTAAAAAGCTCGCTGGCAGAGGGATGGCACCTCACCGGAGGTTAGGGGCGCGAGCTCTGCCGGAGGTCCTGGCCGGCATCGTGGACGACgcatggcgtggaggaggagaaaAGGCGTGGCTGGCGGTGGGCTTCCGGCCGCGGCGACAGgagccggcgggggcggcgcggtCGGTTGTAGCCTCCTCCCAATCGGATCCAGAGAAGGGGATAGAGAGCAGGAGGGCTTGATTGCTTTCTATTTTTGGATCCAGGTGTGCGTATGCAATTATTTTGCCAACTCAGCTCCTTACAAATTGGCCCTACCTGTCAAAAAGTGATTAAATGGGCCAAATCATCCGATCAGTGCTTTTTGCAACGAGTTAACAGATTTTCCGGTGTTTTTTGCAACGGATTAGCGAGTTGGTGGTTTCCTGCAAACCTAGCCGCAAATGTGGTGGTTTCTTGCAATTGACTCATGTACTATGGTTCTCAGACTGACCAGAGGCGAGGCAATGCGGTCGCTGTCATTGCTCTCGCAGTGCCTTGTCGGCTTACTGTCTCATGACAAGGCCGCGGCGCACTGCAGCGACATCGTGCCCGTGAGGTACCACTCGCGCCTGCCGTCGCCGGCCGTCGAGATCGTCCCATCACAGGTTGCTTGTTTCCATTTGTTGTTCATGGCAAAGTTACACGGCGTGGTCGGTTGGTCTCGCCTGTTTGGACCATGTCCTGTCGATAAGGGCATTTCGTTATCTGCTGACTGAGTTGGCGTTGTTTGCATCGGTATGCAGAATGTTCATCCATACAAGTATGCGGGCGACAATATTCAAGTGCACAGCATGAATATATTCAAGGTGATTGATTACTTTTTCTATACTTGCTGCCTTTTCATCTTATTTTTATTCAGTGTGGTTGAACCGTGTAAGTATTTATGGACATGATTTAATCCTAGTGGCTATTTATGTGGTAGGCTTATAATTGGTGATTTTCTGTTTTAAACTTGTTTCAGGGGAAGTTTAGTGTGTACTTACTACTTGGAAAGGTGAAGGTCTAGATTTAATTATCTTTTACACTAGGGCCCTTGAAATGCCGTGAGAGTTCACTCGAGCTAGTTAATGTTATGAAGAATGAGATCCGTGATGGGCTATTGACATTCAGAAACAAACGTGTTTTAGAGGTATTACTCTAGCTTCGGACTATGTAATTTCTGATAATGCTATGCTCATATGCATGATTGTTTATTAGTGTCCTTCCTTAAACTGATCTTTCATACGGAAGACTGTAACACATATTATTTGACGAAAAGGCTCTTGCATCGAACCTACTTCTTTTGTCTTGGTCTGTTGACTCTGTTCTTTAGGTCCTCAGATGCCAAACGCGTGTATGGGCGTTCCTTTGAATCTTTAATGATTACGCGGTTCTTTTGGCGAATTGCTTCAGTTATATATTTTTCTGACTGATGCAGCTGGGCTGTGGATATGGGCTTCCTGGGATACTTTCTTGCCTGATGGTACAGCAGCTATATCCATGTTTTCTCTTAATTACTTTAACGAAGTAACCTCAGATTTCACTTGCCATCAGTCTCCCACATCATTTACCATGGTGACTtatagtgatctaaatgctcttatatttctttacagagggtgTATATTACTGTTTATTGTTTCTGTTAGATGTGTATAGTCCCTTTTTGGTACATCCCCATTGTATAAGGAGTTTCTTGCACTTTACCACACATGTATATGTAATGGCCTTTGGCCTTCGGTGAATACTAGTTGCCCATTATCCAACATGGTATCAGTTGCCAGGTTAGCCTCTCTCTCGCACGATGCAACTCCGTGCGCACTCCAtcccagccgccgccgctgctagGTCCGCTTCTTCCTAGGCCGTCGGCCCTCCTGCATCCGTTGTTGTCTCTTTCCTTTGTATGCTGCTGCCGGGATCCGCCGCCACTCCCTGGCCACCGTCCCAGCTCGGCCCGGCTCCGGTGGTCGCCGACCGGCCTGGCTGCGCCGTTCCCGACTGGATGACGCCCGGCCGGCTTCGCTGCTCCCGCCTGGACGTCGCCCCGGCCCGGCCGCTGCTCCGGTCGCCTCGCGCCTGGACGCTGCTCAGTTCGTCCCCGTTCGGATCCGCAGCTCCCGCTGCCGATTTCCTCCTGGACGCGGCCTGATCCGCAGCTCTCGGGTCGGCTCCTGTCTGGCCCCCTCATTCGCTCGTTCCTCCGCTCAAGCCCCTCGTAAGCTGCTTGCTCCCCCGCTCGATCCCCTCGTGAGCGGCTCTACCCGATCCAGATCGGGCGTACCGTAGCAGTTGACTTCCAAAAAAAAGCAGAGAGCTCCTCATGTCTTCTTCGGGCTATGTAGCCGTTCCTCGGTGCTCGGTGATCTTCGATGGCACCAACTATGCCGAGTTTGCGGGTTTTATGCGTATCCATATGCGCGGTCTTCTTCTGTGGGGTGTTCTCTCTGGCGAGGTCCCCTGTCCGCCTTGTCATGTTGCTCCTACCCCGCCAGCACCGTCGGTTCTTGCTGCTGATGCCTCTCAGGCCGATCGAGATGCAGCCAAGGCTCTCGATGATGCCGCAGTTGATACTTATGATCAGCTTATTCAGATGCCCTTTCTGCCTATCGCAATGATCTGTCTGCTTACACTCAGTGGTGCAatgatgatgctcgtgctgctgctgttCTTACTGCGAGTGTCCTCCCTCAATTTGCCTCGGAGTTCATGGGCCTCGTTACTGTTGCAGCTATGTGGTCTTATCTCTGTCAGCGCTATCAGCCCTCTGGTGATGCTCTCTACTTACCTGTGGTGcgtcaggagcatgctcttcagcagggtgactCTTCTGTCGATGAGTTCTACACAGAGTTCTGCCATCTGGCGTCAGCTTGACTCTCTTCGGACAGTTGTGTGTGGAACTTGCCGTTGCTGCCAGACTATGCGATCTGATTTGGAGTTTTAGCGTGTCCATGAGTTCTTATCGCGCCTCCGTTCCGAGTTCGAGCCTCGCCGTGCTCACTTGCT
This genomic window contains:
- the LOC109765521 gene encoding uncharacterized protein codes for the protein MRSLSLLSQCLVGLLSHDKAAAHCSDIVPVRYHSRLPSPAVEIVPSQNVHPYKYAGDNIQVHSMNIFKGKFSVYLLLGKVKV